The proteins below come from a single Zea mays cultivar B73 chromosome 8, Zm-B73-REFERENCE-NAM-5.0, whole genome shotgun sequence genomic window:
- the LOC100283640 gene encoding peroxisomal membrane protein PEX14 isoform X16 produces MASGIGSGQQQPPVRLDALAAPAADADPGAVGDKLVFEAPPQPVREDYVQNAVKFLSHPKVRGSPVVYRRSFLEKKGLSTEEIDEAFRRVPDPQPSTTATTSPQQQVNSQNQSVGVQAYAPAQPVHPANAGPVVLPTQPRFSWYQAFLAAGLLLGFGASAAVFIKKLFLPRLKSWIRNVVAEGNGTEGNQLKPRIDDETADAVKASASAVSAIAKTNQQLLASKDEAEKKILVTLTQALDSQAKELKSLTDSIGHTREPINITRDDRFSQYRPLEDHAPTVIRNGAINSSWRASQQTNMYGVSNGDFGSAVRSSFAPAPAEPTAGSFSRSYGEPMSTAQRSDRSSGSKPWEMHSYSQQRPGYGSNSQLSDDGSYSDAQDSYAPSYHQNGKAPDFQADEPRPLTYNTGVEERPPPQRRWVPPQPPGVAMPEAAAAIRQPKALPKQPSSDASEAAGEMQVNGSSASDAVTEVPVNGATASDAGRSEIQEQSVAA; encoded by the exons ATGGCCTCCGGCATCGGCTCCGGCCAGCAGCAACCCCCAG TTAGATTGGATGCCCTAGCAGCGCCGGCGGCAGATGCTGACCCGGGAGCCGTCGGCGACAAGCTCGTCTTCGAAGCGCCGCCTCAGCCCGTGAGGGAGGACTACGTCCAGAACGCCGTCAAGTTTCTCTCCCACCCCAAGGTCAGGGGCTCCCCCGTCGTCTACAGGCGATCCTTCCTCGAGAAGAAGGGCCTTAGCACCGAGGAGATCGACGAGGCCTTCCGAAGGGTTCCT GATCCTCAACCCAGCACTACGGCTACCACTTCTCCGCAGCAGCAGG TCAACAGCCAGAATCAATCCGTCGGGGTGCAAGCTTATGCGCCAGCACAACCTGTGCACCCAGCAAACGCTGGCCCTGTCGTCCTTCCAACGCAGCCCAGGTTTAGCTGGTACCAAGCATTCCTGGCTGCAGGGCTCTTGCTTGGTTTTGGTGCTAGCGCTGCTGTCTTTATCAAG AAACTGTTCCTTCCTAGGCTCAAGTCTTGGATCCGCAATGTTGTAGCAGAAGGTAATGGCACTGAAGGCAACCAGCTTAAGCCTAGGATTGATGATGAAACGGCTGATGCTGTAAAGGCTTCTGCTTCGGCTGTTTCTGCTATTGCCAAAACAAACCAACAACTGCTTGCTTCAAAGGATGAAG CAGAAAAGAAGATACTAGTGACGTTGACACAAGCTCTAGATTCCCAAGCCAAGGAGTTAAAATCCTTGACCGATTCAATCGGTCATACCAGGGAACCCATAAATATTACCAGGGATGATAGGTTTTCTCAGTACCGCCCACTGGAAGACCATGCCCCTACTGTTATAAGGAATG GGGCAATTAACAGTTCATGGAGAGCCTCTCAG CAAACTAACATGTATGGTGTGTCAAATGGCGACTTTGGTTCCG CAGTGAGGTCTTCATTTGCGCCAGCACCTGCTGAACCTACAGCTGGATCATTTTCAAGATCCTATGGCGAG CCGATGTCCACTGCACAACGAAGCGATAGGTCTTCTGGCAGTAag CCATGGGAGATGCATTCGTATTCACAACAGAGGCCTGGTTATGGATCCAACTCCCAGTTGAGTGATGATGGATCATACTCTGATGCCCAGGACAGCTATGCTCCTTCCTATCACCAGAATGGAAAGGCCCCTGATTTTCAAGCGGATGAACCTAGGCCTTTGACTTACAACACTGGGGTTGAGGAAAGACCGCCACCGCAGCGCCGCTGGGTGCCCCCTCAGCCTCCAGGTGTTGCGATGCCAGAAGCAGCAGCTGCCATACGTCAACCAAAGGCCCTTCCAAAGCAGCCCTCCAGCGATGCCTCTGAGGCAGCTGGTGAGATGCAGGTGAATGGTTCAAGTGCATCGGATGCTGTGACTGAGGTTCCTGTTAATGGTGCTACTGCAAGCGATGCTGGACGCAGTGAGATCCAAGAACAATCAGTGGCGGCCTAA
- the LOC100283640 gene encoding peroxisomal membrane protein PEX14 isoform X8 — translation MASGIGSGQQQPPGSAVRLDALAAPAADADPGAVGDKLVFEAPPQPVREDYVQNAVKFLSHPKVRGSPVVYRRSFLEKKGLSTEEIDEAFRRVPDPQPSTTATTSPQQQVNSQNQSVGVQAYAPAQPVHPANAGPVVLPTQPRFSWYQAFLAAGLLLGFGASAAVFIKKLFLPRLKSWIRNVVAEGNGTEGNQLKPRIDDETADAVKASASAVSAIAKTNQQLLASKDEAEKKILVTLTQALDSQAKELKSLTDSIGHTREPINITRDDRFSQYRPLEDHAPTVIRNGAINSSWRASQQTNMYGVSNGDFGSVRSSFAPAPAEPTAGSFSRSYGEPMSTAQRSDRSSGSKPWEMHSYSQQRPGYGSNSQLSDDGSYSDAQDSYAPSYHQNGKAPDFQADEPRPLTYNTGVEERPPPQRRWVPPQPPGVAMPEAAAAIRQPKALPKQPSSDASEAAGEMQVNGSSASDAVTEVPVNGATASDAGRSEIQEQSVAA, via the exons ATGGCCTCCGGCATCGGCTCCGGCCAGCAGCAACCCCCAG GTTCAGCAGTTAGATTGGATGCCCTAGCAGCGCCGGCGGCAGATGCTGACCCGGGAGCCGTCGGCGACAAGCTCGTCTTCGAAGCGCCGCCTCAGCCCGTGAGGGAGGACTACGTCCAGAACGCCGTCAAGTTTCTCTCCCACCCCAAGGTCAGGGGCTCCCCCGTCGTCTACAGGCGATCCTTCCTCGAGAAGAAGGGCCTTAGCACCGAGGAGATCGACGAGGCCTTCCGAAGGGTTCCT GATCCTCAACCCAGCACTACGGCTACCACTTCTCCGCAGCAGCAGG TCAACAGCCAGAATCAATCCGTCGGGGTGCAAGCTTATGCGCCAGCACAACCTGTGCACCCAGCAAACGCTGGCCCTGTCGTCCTTCCAACGCAGCCCAGGTTTAGCTGGTACCAAGCATTCCTGGCTGCAGGGCTCTTGCTTGGTTTTGGTGCTAGCGCTGCTGTCTTTATCAAG AAACTGTTCCTTCCTAGGCTCAAGTCTTGGATCCGCAATGTTGTAGCAGAAGGTAATGGCACTGAAGGCAACCAGCTTAAGCCTAGGATTGATGATGAAACGGCTGATGCTGTAAAGGCTTCTGCTTCGGCTGTTTCTGCTATTGCCAAAACAAACCAACAACTGCTTGCTTCAAAGGATGAAG CAGAAAAGAAGATACTAGTGACGTTGACACAAGCTCTAGATTCCCAAGCCAAGGAGTTAAAATCCTTGACCGATTCAATCGGTCATACCAGGGAACCCATAAATATTACCAGGGATGATAGGTTTTCTCAGTACCGCCCACTGGAAGACCATGCCCCTACTGTTATAAGGAATG GGGCAATTAACAGTTCATGGAGAGCCTCTCAG CAAACTAACATGTATGGTGTGTCAAATGGCGACTTTGGTTCCG TGAGGTCTTCATTTGCGCCAGCACCTGCTGAACCTACAGCTGGATCATTTTCAAGATCCTATGGCGAG CCGATGTCCACTGCACAACGAAGCGATAGGTCTTCTGGCAGTAag CCATGGGAGATGCATTCGTATTCACAACAGAGGCCTGGTTATGGATCCAACTCCCAGTTGAGTGATGATGGATCATACTCTGATGCCCAGGACAGCTATGCTCCTTCCTATCACCAGAATGGAAAGGCCCCTGATTTTCAAGCGGATGAACCTAGGCCTTTGACTTACAACACTGGGGTTGAGGAAAGACCGCCACCGCAGCGCCGCTGGGTGCCCCCTCAGCCTCCAGGTGTTGCGATGCCAGAAGCAGCAGCTGCCATACGTCAACCAAAGGCCCTTCCAAAGCAGCCCTCCAGCGATGCCTCTGAGGCAGCTGGTGAGATGCAGGTGAATGGTTCAAGTGCATCGGATGCTGTGACTGAGGTTCCTGTTAATGGTGCTACTGCAAGCGATGCTGGACGCAGTGAGATCCAAGAACAATCAGTGGCGGCCTAA
- the LOC100283640 gene encoding peroxisomal membrane protein PEX14 isoform X19 has protein sequence MASGIGSGQQQPPVRLDALAAPAADADPGAVGDKLVFEAPPQPVREDYVQNAVKFLSHPKVRGSPVVYRRSFLEKKGLSTEEIDEAFRRVPDPQPSTTATTSPQQQVNSQNQSVGVQAYAPAQPVHPANAGPVVLPTQPRFSWYQAFLAAGLLLGFGASAAVFIKKLFLPRLKSWIRNVVAEGNGTEGNQLKPRIDDETADAVKASASAVSAIAKTNQQLLASKDEEKKILVTLTQALDSQAKELKSLTDSIGHTREPINITRDDRFSQYRPLEDHAPTVIRNGAINSSWRASQQTNMYGVSNGDFGSAVRSSFAPAPAEPTAGSFSRSYGEPMSTAQRSDRSSGSKPWEMHSYSQQRPGYGSNSQLSDDGSYSDAQDSYAPSYHQNGKAPDFQADEPRPLTYNTGVEERPPPQRRWVPPQPPGVAMPEAAAAIRQPKALPKQPSSDASEAAGEMQVNGSSASDAVTEVPVNGATASDAGRSEIQEQSVAA, from the exons ATGGCCTCCGGCATCGGCTCCGGCCAGCAGCAACCCCCAG TTAGATTGGATGCCCTAGCAGCGCCGGCGGCAGATGCTGACCCGGGAGCCGTCGGCGACAAGCTCGTCTTCGAAGCGCCGCCTCAGCCCGTGAGGGAGGACTACGTCCAGAACGCCGTCAAGTTTCTCTCCCACCCCAAGGTCAGGGGCTCCCCCGTCGTCTACAGGCGATCCTTCCTCGAGAAGAAGGGCCTTAGCACCGAGGAGATCGACGAGGCCTTCCGAAGGGTTCCT GATCCTCAACCCAGCACTACGGCTACCACTTCTCCGCAGCAGCAGG TCAACAGCCAGAATCAATCCGTCGGGGTGCAAGCTTATGCGCCAGCACAACCTGTGCACCCAGCAAACGCTGGCCCTGTCGTCCTTCCAACGCAGCCCAGGTTTAGCTGGTACCAAGCATTCCTGGCTGCAGGGCTCTTGCTTGGTTTTGGTGCTAGCGCTGCTGTCTTTATCAAG AAACTGTTCCTTCCTAGGCTCAAGTCTTGGATCCGCAATGTTGTAGCAGAAGGTAATGGCACTGAAGGCAACCAGCTTAAGCCTAGGATTGATGATGAAACGGCTGATGCTGTAAAGGCTTCTGCTTCGGCTGTTTCTGCTATTGCCAAAACAAACCAACAACTGCTTGCTTCAAAGGATGAAG AAAAGAAGATACTAGTGACGTTGACACAAGCTCTAGATTCCCAAGCCAAGGAGTTAAAATCCTTGACCGATTCAATCGGTCATACCAGGGAACCCATAAATATTACCAGGGATGATAGGTTTTCTCAGTACCGCCCACTGGAAGACCATGCCCCTACTGTTATAAGGAATG GGGCAATTAACAGTTCATGGAGAGCCTCTCAG CAAACTAACATGTATGGTGTGTCAAATGGCGACTTTGGTTCCG CAGTGAGGTCTTCATTTGCGCCAGCACCTGCTGAACCTACAGCTGGATCATTTTCAAGATCCTATGGCGAG CCGATGTCCACTGCACAACGAAGCGATAGGTCTTCTGGCAGTAag CCATGGGAGATGCATTCGTATTCACAACAGAGGCCTGGTTATGGATCCAACTCCCAGTTGAGTGATGATGGATCATACTCTGATGCCCAGGACAGCTATGCTCCTTCCTATCACCAGAATGGAAAGGCCCCTGATTTTCAAGCGGATGAACCTAGGCCTTTGACTTACAACACTGGGGTTGAGGAAAGACCGCCACCGCAGCGCCGCTGGGTGCCCCCTCAGCCTCCAGGTGTTGCGATGCCAGAAGCAGCAGCTGCCATACGTCAACCAAAGGCCCTTCCAAAGCAGCCCTCCAGCGATGCCTCTGAGGCAGCTGGTGAGATGCAGGTGAATGGTTCAAGTGCATCGGATGCTGTGACTGAGGTTCCTGTTAATGGTGCTACTGCAAGCGATGCTGGACGCAGTGAGATCCAAGAACAATCAGTGGCGGCCTAA
- the LOC100283640 gene encoding peroxisomal membrane protein PEX14 isoform X5, producing the protein MASGIGSGQQQPPGSAVRLDALAAPAADADPGAVGDKLVFEAPPQPVREDYVQNAVKFLSHPKVRGSPVVYRRSFLEKKGLSTEEIDEAFRRVPDPQPSTTATTSPQQQVNSQNQSVGVQAYAPAQPVHPANAGPVVLPTQPRFSWYQAFLAAGLLLGFGASAAVFIKKLFLPRLKSWIRNVVAEGNGTEGNQLKPRIDDETADAVKASASAVSAIAKTNQQLLASKDEEKKILVTLTQALDSQAKELKSLTDSIGHTREPINITRDDRFSQYRPLEDHAPTVIRNGAINSSWRASQQTNMYGVSNGDFGSVRSSFAPAPAEPTAGSFSRSYGEQPMSTAQRSDRSSGSKPWEMHSYSQQRPGYGSNSQLSDDGSYSDAQDSYAPSYHQNGKAPDFQADEPRPLTYNTGVEERPPPQRRWVPPQPPGVAMPEAAAAIRQPKALPKQPSSDASEAAGEMQVNGSSASDAVTEVPVNGATASDAGRSEIQEQSVAA; encoded by the exons ATGGCCTCCGGCATCGGCTCCGGCCAGCAGCAACCCCCAG GTTCAGCAGTTAGATTGGATGCCCTAGCAGCGCCGGCGGCAGATGCTGACCCGGGAGCCGTCGGCGACAAGCTCGTCTTCGAAGCGCCGCCTCAGCCCGTGAGGGAGGACTACGTCCAGAACGCCGTCAAGTTTCTCTCCCACCCCAAGGTCAGGGGCTCCCCCGTCGTCTACAGGCGATCCTTCCTCGAGAAGAAGGGCCTTAGCACCGAGGAGATCGACGAGGCCTTCCGAAGGGTTCCT GATCCTCAACCCAGCACTACGGCTACCACTTCTCCGCAGCAGCAGG TCAACAGCCAGAATCAATCCGTCGGGGTGCAAGCTTATGCGCCAGCACAACCTGTGCACCCAGCAAACGCTGGCCCTGTCGTCCTTCCAACGCAGCCCAGGTTTAGCTGGTACCAAGCATTCCTGGCTGCAGGGCTCTTGCTTGGTTTTGGTGCTAGCGCTGCTGTCTTTATCAAG AAACTGTTCCTTCCTAGGCTCAAGTCTTGGATCCGCAATGTTGTAGCAGAAGGTAATGGCACTGAAGGCAACCAGCTTAAGCCTAGGATTGATGATGAAACGGCTGATGCTGTAAAGGCTTCTGCTTCGGCTGTTTCTGCTATTGCCAAAACAAACCAACAACTGCTTGCTTCAAAGGATGAAG AAAAGAAGATACTAGTGACGTTGACACAAGCTCTAGATTCCCAAGCCAAGGAGTTAAAATCCTTGACCGATTCAATCGGTCATACCAGGGAACCCATAAATATTACCAGGGATGATAGGTTTTCTCAGTACCGCCCACTGGAAGACCATGCCCCTACTGTTATAAGGAATG GGGCAATTAACAGTTCATGGAGAGCCTCTCAG CAAACTAACATGTATGGTGTGTCAAATGGCGACTTTGGTTCCG TGAGGTCTTCATTTGCGCCAGCACCTGCTGAACCTACAGCTGGATCATTTTCAAGATCCTATGGCGAG CAGCCGATGTCCACTGCACAACGAAGCGATAGGTCTTCTGGCAGTAag CCATGGGAGATGCATTCGTATTCACAACAGAGGCCTGGTTATGGATCCAACTCCCAGTTGAGTGATGATGGATCATACTCTGATGCCCAGGACAGCTATGCTCCTTCCTATCACCAGAATGGAAAGGCCCCTGATTTTCAAGCGGATGAACCTAGGCCTTTGACTTACAACACTGGGGTTGAGGAAAGACCGCCACCGCAGCGCCGCTGGGTGCCCCCTCAGCCTCCAGGTGTTGCGATGCCAGAAGCAGCAGCTGCCATACGTCAACCAAAGGCCCTTCCAAAGCAGCCCTCCAGCGATGCCTCTGAGGCAGCTGGTGAGATGCAGGTGAATGGTTCAAGTGCATCGGATGCTGTGACTGAGGTTCCTGTTAATGGTGCTACTGCAAGCGATGCTGGACGCAGTGAGATCCAAGAACAATCAGTGGCGGCCTAA
- the LOC100283640 gene encoding peroxisomal membrane protein PEX14 isoform X7, whose product MASGIGSGQQQPPAVRLDALAAPAADADPGAVGDKLVFEAPPQPVREDYVQNAVKFLSHPKVRGSPVVYRRSFLEKKGLSTEEIDEAFRRVPDPQPSTTATTSPQQQVNSQNQSVGVQAYAPAQPVHPANAGPVVLPTQPRFSWYQAFLAAGLLLGFGASAAVFIKKLFLPRLKSWIRNVVAEGNGTEGNQLKPRIDDETADAVKASASAVSAIAKTNQQLLASKDEAEKKILVTLTQALDSQAKELKSLTDSIGHTREPINITRDDRFSQYRPLEDHAPTVIRNGAINSSWRASQQTNMYGVSNGDFGSAVRSSFAPAPAEPTAGSFSRSYGEQPMSTAQRSDRSSGSKPWEMHSYSQQRPGYGSNSQLSDDGSYSDAQDSYAPSYHQNGKAPDFQADEPRPLTYNTGVEERPPPQRRWVPPQPPGVAMPEAAAAIRQPKALPKQPSSDASEAAGEMQVNGSSASDAVTEVPVNGATASDAGRSEIQEQSVAA is encoded by the exons ATGGCCTCCGGCATCGGCTCCGGCCAGCAGCAACCCCCAG CAGTTAGATTGGATGCCCTAGCAGCGCCGGCGGCAGATGCTGACCCGGGAGCCGTCGGCGACAAGCTCGTCTTCGAAGCGCCGCCTCAGCCCGTGAGGGAGGACTACGTCCAGAACGCCGTCAAGTTTCTCTCCCACCCCAAGGTCAGGGGCTCCCCCGTCGTCTACAGGCGATCCTTCCTCGAGAAGAAGGGCCTTAGCACCGAGGAGATCGACGAGGCCTTCCGAAGGGTTCCT GATCCTCAACCCAGCACTACGGCTACCACTTCTCCGCAGCAGCAGG TCAACAGCCAGAATCAATCCGTCGGGGTGCAAGCTTATGCGCCAGCACAACCTGTGCACCCAGCAAACGCTGGCCCTGTCGTCCTTCCAACGCAGCCCAGGTTTAGCTGGTACCAAGCATTCCTGGCTGCAGGGCTCTTGCTTGGTTTTGGTGCTAGCGCTGCTGTCTTTATCAAG AAACTGTTCCTTCCTAGGCTCAAGTCTTGGATCCGCAATGTTGTAGCAGAAGGTAATGGCACTGAAGGCAACCAGCTTAAGCCTAGGATTGATGATGAAACGGCTGATGCTGTAAAGGCTTCTGCTTCGGCTGTTTCTGCTATTGCCAAAACAAACCAACAACTGCTTGCTTCAAAGGATGAAG CAGAAAAGAAGATACTAGTGACGTTGACACAAGCTCTAGATTCCCAAGCCAAGGAGTTAAAATCCTTGACCGATTCAATCGGTCATACCAGGGAACCCATAAATATTACCAGGGATGATAGGTTTTCTCAGTACCGCCCACTGGAAGACCATGCCCCTACTGTTATAAGGAATG GGGCAATTAACAGTTCATGGAGAGCCTCTCAG CAAACTAACATGTATGGTGTGTCAAATGGCGACTTTGGTTCCG CAGTGAGGTCTTCATTTGCGCCAGCACCTGCTGAACCTACAGCTGGATCATTTTCAAGATCCTATGGCGAG CAGCCGATGTCCACTGCACAACGAAGCGATAGGTCTTCTGGCAGTAag CCATGGGAGATGCATTCGTATTCACAACAGAGGCCTGGTTATGGATCCAACTCCCAGTTGAGTGATGATGGATCATACTCTGATGCCCAGGACAGCTATGCTCCTTCCTATCACCAGAATGGAAAGGCCCCTGATTTTCAAGCGGATGAACCTAGGCCTTTGACTTACAACACTGGGGTTGAGGAAAGACCGCCACCGCAGCGCCGCTGGGTGCCCCCTCAGCCTCCAGGTGTTGCGATGCCAGAAGCAGCAGCTGCCATACGTCAACCAAAGGCCCTTCCAAAGCAGCCCTCCAGCGATGCCTCTGAGGCAGCTGGTGAGATGCAGGTGAATGGTTCAAGTGCATCGGATGCTGTGACTGAGGTTCCTGTTAATGGTGCTACTGCAAGCGATGCTGGACGCAGTGAGATCCAAGAACAATCAGTGGCGGCCTAA
- the LOC100283640 gene encoding peroxisomal membrane protein PEX14 isoform X2 — MASGIGSGQQQPPGSAVRLDALAAPAADADPGAVGDKLVFEAPPQPVREDYVQNAVKFLSHPKVRGSPVVYRRSFLEKKGLSTEEIDEAFRRVPDPQPSTTATTSPQQQVNSQNQSVGVQAYAPAQPVHPANAGPVVLPTQPRFSWYQAFLAAGLLLGFGASAAVFIKKLFLPRLKSWIRNVVAEGNGTEGNQLKPRIDDETADAVKASASAVSAIAKTNQQLLASKDEEKKILVTLTQALDSQAKELKSLTDSIGHTREPINITRDDRFSQYRPLEDHAPTVIRNGAINSSWRASQQTNMYGVSNGDFGSAVRSSFAPAPAEPTAGSFSRSYGEQPMSTAQRSDRSSGSKPWEMHSYSQQRPGYGSNSQLSDDGSYSDAQDSYAPSYHQNGKAPDFQADEPRPLTYNTGVEERPPPQRRWVPPQPPGVAMPEAAAAIRQPKALPKQPSSDASEAAGEMQVNGSSASDAVTEVPVNGATASDAGRSEIQEQSVAA; from the exons ATGGCCTCCGGCATCGGCTCCGGCCAGCAGCAACCCCCAG GTTCAGCAGTTAGATTGGATGCCCTAGCAGCGCCGGCGGCAGATGCTGACCCGGGAGCCGTCGGCGACAAGCTCGTCTTCGAAGCGCCGCCTCAGCCCGTGAGGGAGGACTACGTCCAGAACGCCGTCAAGTTTCTCTCCCACCCCAAGGTCAGGGGCTCCCCCGTCGTCTACAGGCGATCCTTCCTCGAGAAGAAGGGCCTTAGCACCGAGGAGATCGACGAGGCCTTCCGAAGGGTTCCT GATCCTCAACCCAGCACTACGGCTACCACTTCTCCGCAGCAGCAGG TCAACAGCCAGAATCAATCCGTCGGGGTGCAAGCTTATGCGCCAGCACAACCTGTGCACCCAGCAAACGCTGGCCCTGTCGTCCTTCCAACGCAGCCCAGGTTTAGCTGGTACCAAGCATTCCTGGCTGCAGGGCTCTTGCTTGGTTTTGGTGCTAGCGCTGCTGTCTTTATCAAG AAACTGTTCCTTCCTAGGCTCAAGTCTTGGATCCGCAATGTTGTAGCAGAAGGTAATGGCACTGAAGGCAACCAGCTTAAGCCTAGGATTGATGATGAAACGGCTGATGCTGTAAAGGCTTCTGCTTCGGCTGTTTCTGCTATTGCCAAAACAAACCAACAACTGCTTGCTTCAAAGGATGAAG AAAAGAAGATACTAGTGACGTTGACACAAGCTCTAGATTCCCAAGCCAAGGAGTTAAAATCCTTGACCGATTCAATCGGTCATACCAGGGAACCCATAAATATTACCAGGGATGATAGGTTTTCTCAGTACCGCCCACTGGAAGACCATGCCCCTACTGTTATAAGGAATG GGGCAATTAACAGTTCATGGAGAGCCTCTCAG CAAACTAACATGTATGGTGTGTCAAATGGCGACTTTGGTTCCG CAGTGAGGTCTTCATTTGCGCCAGCACCTGCTGAACCTACAGCTGGATCATTTTCAAGATCCTATGGCGAG CAGCCGATGTCCACTGCACAACGAAGCGATAGGTCTTCTGGCAGTAag CCATGGGAGATGCATTCGTATTCACAACAGAGGCCTGGTTATGGATCCAACTCCCAGTTGAGTGATGATGGATCATACTCTGATGCCCAGGACAGCTATGCTCCTTCCTATCACCAGAATGGAAAGGCCCCTGATTTTCAAGCGGATGAACCTAGGCCTTTGACTTACAACACTGGGGTTGAGGAAAGACCGCCACCGCAGCGCCGCTGGGTGCCCCCTCAGCCTCCAGGTGTTGCGATGCCAGAAGCAGCAGCTGCCATACGTCAACCAAAGGCCCTTCCAAAGCAGCCCTCCAGCGATGCCTCTGAGGCAGCTGGTGAGATGCAGGTGAATGGTTCAAGTGCATCGGATGCTGTGACTGAGGTTCCTGTTAATGGTGCTACTGCAAGCGATGCTGGACGCAGTGAGATCCAAGAACAATCAGTGGCGGCCTAA
- the LOC100283640 gene encoding peroxisomal membrane protein PEX14 isoform X6, producing the protein MASGIGSGQQQPPGSAVRLDALAAPAADADPGAVGDKLVFEAPPQPVREDYVQNAVKFLSHPKVRGSPVVYRRSFLEKKGLSTEEIDEAFRRVPDPQPSTTATTSPQQQVNSQNQSVGVQAYAPAQPVHPANAGPVVLPTQPRFSWYQAFLAAGLLLGFGASAAVFIKKLFLPRLKSWIRNVVAEGNGTEGNQLKPRIDDETADAVKASASAVSAIAKTNQQLLASKDEEKKILVTLTQALDSQAKELKSLTDSIGHTREPINITRDDRFSQYRPLEDHAPTVIRNGAINSSWRASQQTNMYGVSNGDFGSAVRSSFAPAPAEPTAGSFSRSYGEPMSTAQRSDRSSGSKPWEMHSYSQQRPGYGSNSQLSDDGSYSDAQDSYAPSYHQNGKAPDFQADEPRPLTYNTGVEERPPPQRRWVPPQPPGVAMPEAAAAIRQPKALPKQPSSDASEAAGEMQVNGSSASDAVTEVPVNGATASDAGRSEIQEQSVAA; encoded by the exons ATGGCCTCCGGCATCGGCTCCGGCCAGCAGCAACCCCCAG GTTCAGCAGTTAGATTGGATGCCCTAGCAGCGCCGGCGGCAGATGCTGACCCGGGAGCCGTCGGCGACAAGCTCGTCTTCGAAGCGCCGCCTCAGCCCGTGAGGGAGGACTACGTCCAGAACGCCGTCAAGTTTCTCTCCCACCCCAAGGTCAGGGGCTCCCCCGTCGTCTACAGGCGATCCTTCCTCGAGAAGAAGGGCCTTAGCACCGAGGAGATCGACGAGGCCTTCCGAAGGGTTCCT GATCCTCAACCCAGCACTACGGCTACCACTTCTCCGCAGCAGCAGG TCAACAGCCAGAATCAATCCGTCGGGGTGCAAGCTTATGCGCCAGCACAACCTGTGCACCCAGCAAACGCTGGCCCTGTCGTCCTTCCAACGCAGCCCAGGTTTAGCTGGTACCAAGCATTCCTGGCTGCAGGGCTCTTGCTTGGTTTTGGTGCTAGCGCTGCTGTCTTTATCAAG AAACTGTTCCTTCCTAGGCTCAAGTCTTGGATCCGCAATGTTGTAGCAGAAGGTAATGGCACTGAAGGCAACCAGCTTAAGCCTAGGATTGATGATGAAACGGCTGATGCTGTAAAGGCTTCTGCTTCGGCTGTTTCTGCTATTGCCAAAACAAACCAACAACTGCTTGCTTCAAAGGATGAAG AAAAGAAGATACTAGTGACGTTGACACAAGCTCTAGATTCCCAAGCCAAGGAGTTAAAATCCTTGACCGATTCAATCGGTCATACCAGGGAACCCATAAATATTACCAGGGATGATAGGTTTTCTCAGTACCGCCCACTGGAAGACCATGCCCCTACTGTTATAAGGAATG GGGCAATTAACAGTTCATGGAGAGCCTCTCAG CAAACTAACATGTATGGTGTGTCAAATGGCGACTTTGGTTCCG CAGTGAGGTCTTCATTTGCGCCAGCACCTGCTGAACCTACAGCTGGATCATTTTCAAGATCCTATGGCGAG CCGATGTCCACTGCACAACGAAGCGATAGGTCTTCTGGCAGTAag CCATGGGAGATGCATTCGTATTCACAACAGAGGCCTGGTTATGGATCCAACTCCCAGTTGAGTGATGATGGATCATACTCTGATGCCCAGGACAGCTATGCTCCTTCCTATCACCAGAATGGAAAGGCCCCTGATTTTCAAGCGGATGAACCTAGGCCTTTGACTTACAACACTGGGGTTGAGGAAAGACCGCCACCGCAGCGCCGCTGGGTGCCCCCTCAGCCTCCAGGTGTTGCGATGCCAGAAGCAGCAGCTGCCATACGTCAACCAAAGGCCCTTCCAAAGCAGCCCTCCAGCGATGCCTCTGAGGCAGCTGGTGAGATGCAGGTGAATGGTTCAAGTGCATCGGATGCTGTGACTGAGGTTCCTGTTAATGGTGCTACTGCAAGCGATGCTGGACGCAGTGAGATCCAAGAACAATCAGTGGCGGCCTAA